The proteins below are encoded in one region of Paenibacillus sp. YYML68:
- a CDS encoding efflux RND transporter permease subunit: MNQLTSFSMKNVTAVIIIVLLLFGGGAYAAKSLKVESMPDIAYPVVVVSTQYTAPPKDVLDGVTEPLEKAISGVEGLKNMTSTSSDNYSQIVVELEQSVDSEEAKRDIEALLTNVRLPSGSEKPKVQTFGFASQPVYYLSLYAQNGMSQQELDKLYKDVILPGFESINGIDHVDSIGNQESVLTLKLDANAINNYGLTPGQISQSIRAALLSSPAGTVDFNGNEQMVRVKSDLNTIYGLENMKLSTPTGTTVLLKDIAKVEAITESTFFSRLNSQPAIGVRLFKTKNANAVEFGDEADRLMAVWQEQYPNIKFQPIYNGALDIKESINGMLKEGALGAILASVMILLFLRDMRMTIIVLVSIPLSTLITLMVMAPLGISLNIMTLGGMAIAIGRVVDDSIVVIENIYSQLQKAQERSESVIKLATAQVASAITSSTFTTVGVFAPIAFVSGVLGEVFRPFAITLGVALLSSLLVAVTVIPMLAKLLVLKSKKLHVHDEHATGKLTLGYKKILLLSLNNRIKTLLIALLVFVVSIMGTVPFLAQSFMPESESDKMMMLSIKMPRETTIETMNEKVKEIEKMMLESKDALGERAFDYVEASVGYNENSNLGGSAERIPYRSSFFAVASANTNAKDAVQEFKEKIEYMLPKGSEVDGMVMSMGGPPSGGVDFNYMLKGDDLAYLKQGAQLVKEKLKEYPEMIDIKDSLSETKMEVEISVDQNKARLFGLSSAQITEAVRTWLAEEKLGDLKFDNTTFETKVMLDPAFKDSVDKIGRFTIHSPTGAKVALTEVAKVNQIEAPAAITREMQDQYVRVTAKIDAVDKGGVSLKVSEELAKLDLPPGVRTQVKGVTDDIQESFEQMFLAMFASVFIVYLIMVLAFGNGSAPFAILFSLPLAAIGGLFALLITGESINITSLIGFLMLIGVVVTNAIVLVDRVQQLRELGYSVRDALIEAGVTRLRPIIMTAGATIIALMPLALGLSKGALISKGLAVVVIGGLTTSTLLTLVVVPIVYELIESFKRRVANLFRRKDKGALDSKTSTPIAP; the protein is encoded by the coding sequence ATGAATCAATTAACAAGCTTTTCGATGAAAAACGTAACGGCAGTCATCATTATCGTTCTGCTGCTGTTCGGCGGTGGGGCGTATGCAGCGAAATCACTGAAGGTCGAGAGCATGCCGGACATCGCCTATCCGGTCGTTGTCGTCAGCACGCAATATACTGCGCCTCCTAAGGATGTGCTGGACGGCGTCACCGAGCCGCTGGAGAAGGCAATCTCAGGGGTTGAGGGCTTGAAGAACATGACGTCGACCTCCAGCGACAATTACTCCCAAATCGTAGTCGAGCTGGAGCAAAGCGTAGATTCCGAGGAAGCGAAGCGCGACATTGAAGCGCTGCTAACGAATGTAAGACTGCCATCCGGCTCGGAGAAGCCTAAGGTGCAGACGTTCGGCTTCGCCTCGCAGCCGGTCTACTACTTATCGCTGTACGCCCAGAACGGGATGAGCCAGCAGGAGCTCGACAAGCTGTATAAGGATGTTATTCTCCCGGGCTTCGAGAGCATTAACGGTATCGACCACGTCGATTCGATCGGCAATCAGGAATCCGTGCTTACGCTGAAGCTGGACGCCAACGCGATCAACAACTACGGCTTAACGCCAGGTCAAATATCGCAGAGCATTCGCGCAGCGCTGCTGTCGAGTCCGGCCGGTACGGTCGACTTCAACGGTAACGAGCAGATGGTTCGCGTGAAGAGCGATCTCAACACGATCTACGGACTTGAGAATATGAAGCTGTCGACACCTACTGGAACGACAGTTCTACTGAAAGATATTGCGAAGGTCGAGGCGATTACCGAATCGACATTCTTCTCCCGCTTGAACAGCCAGCCGGCCATCGGTGTACGCTTGTTCAAGACGAAGAACGCGAACGCGGTTGAGTTCGGAGACGAGGCAGATCGTCTCATGGCCGTATGGCAGGAGCAGTACCCGAATATTAAGTTCCAGCCGATCTACAACGGCGCACTCGATATTAAGGAATCGATCAACGGCATGCTGAAGGAAGGGGCACTCGGAGCTATTCTCGCGTCAGTTATGATTCTGCTCTTCCTCCGAGATATGCGGATGACGATTATCGTACTCGTATCGATCCCGCTGTCTACCTTAATTACGCTTATGGTCATGGCTCCACTCGGCATATCGCTGAACATCATGACGCTAGGCGGTATGGCCATCGCAATCGGCCGTGTCGTCGACGATAGTATCGTCGTCATCGAGAACATATACAGTCAGCTGCAGAAGGCACAGGAGCGTAGCGAGTCGGTTATTAAGCTGGCGACCGCTCAGGTTGCTTCGGCGATTACGTCTTCTACCTTTACGACCGTCGGTGTATTCGCTCCTATTGCGTTCGTAAGCGGTGTACTCGGTGAAGTATTCCGACCGTTCGCCATCACGCTTGGGGTAGCGCTGCTGTCCTCCTTGCTCGTCGCGGTTACGGTCATTCCGATGCTTGCGAAGCTGCTTGTGCTCAAGAGCAAGAAGCTGCACGTGCATGACGAGCATGCGACTGGCAAATTAACGCTCGGCTACAAAAAAATATTGTTGCTTTCCTTGAACAACCGAATTAAGACGCTGTTGATTGCCCTGCTCGTATTCGTAGTTTCGATCATGGGTACGGTACCGTTCCTCGCCCAGTCGTTCATGCCGGAGAGCGAGTCTGACAAGATGATGATGCTCTCGATCAAGATGCCGCGCGAGACGACAATCGAAACGATGAACGAGAAGGTTAAGGAAATCGAGAAGATGATGCTGGAGTCGAAGGACGCGCTTGGCGAGAGAGCGTTCGACTATGTTGAAGCCTCCGTAGGCTATAACGAGAATTCGAACCTCGGTGGTTCGGCCGAGCGTATTCCATACCGTTCCTCCTTCTTCGCGGTCGCTTCGGCGAACACGAATGCGAAGGATGCGGTTCAGGAATTCAAGGAAAAGATTGAATATATGCTGCCTAAAGGCTCCGAGGTTGACGGTATGGTCATGAGCATGGGCGGTCCGCCGAGCGGTGGCGTCGATTTTAACTACATGCTGAAGGGTGACGATCTTGCTTACTTGAAGCAGGGCGCCCAGCTCGTGAAGGAGAAGCTGAAGGAATATCCGGAAATGATCGACATCAAGGATAGCTTAAGCGAGACGAAGATGGAGGTCGAGATTAGTGTCGACCAGAACAAGGCTAGATTGTTCGGACTGTCTTCAGCTCAGATTACGGAAGCTGTGCGGACTTGGCTTGCTGAAGAGAAGCTCGGCGATCTGAAGTTCGACAACACGACCTTCGAGACGAAGGTGATGCTGGACCCTGCCTTCAAGGATTCGGTAGATAAGATCGGCCGATTCACGATTCATTCTCCGACAGGCGCGAAGGTCGCATTGACCGAGGTTGCCAAGGTGAACCAGATTGAAGCGCCGGCGGCTATTACACGCGAGATGCAGGACCAATATGTCCGCGTAACAGCGAAGATCGACGCTGTCGATAAAGGCGGTGTCAGCTTGAAGGTGTCCGAGGAGCTGGCTAAGCTTGACCTTCCGCCAGGTGTGCGTACGCAGGTGAAAGGGGTCACCGACGACATTCAGGAAAGCTTCGAGCAGATGTTCCTTGCCATGTTCGCATCCGTCTTCATCGTATATCTGATCATGGTTCTGGCATTCGGTAACGGCAGTGCGCCATTCGCGATCTTGTTCTCACTTCCACTTGCGGCGATTGGCGGTCTGTTCGCACTCCTCATCACGGGAGAATCGATTAACATTACATCGCTGATCGGCTTCCTCATGCTGATCGGGGTCGTCGTTACGAATGCGATCGTACTCGTCGACCGTGTGCAGCAGCTTCGTGAGCTGGGCTACAGCGTACGCGATGCGCTGATCGAAGCAGGTGTGACGCGTCTTCGTCCGATCATCATGACAGCAGGTGCTACCATTATTGCGCTGATGCCGTTGGCGCTTGGATTGTCGAAGGGTGCTCTTATCTCGAAGGGTCTTGCAGTTGTCGTAATCGGCGGCTTAACGACGTCGACGCTGTTGACACTTGTCGTAGTTCCGATCGTGTATGAACTGATTGAAAGCTTTAAGCGCAGAGTTGCGAACCTGTTCCGCAGGAAAGATAAGGGTGCACTTGACTCGAAGACGTCGACACCGATTGCTCCGTAA
- a CDS encoding GbsR/MarR family transcriptional regulator codes for MVTPPHTFADLKDMVTHQFSMSFEAEGFSPLVGKIFALLIFAPEPLSLQDMAEKLGVSKAAVSVQVRTLERNSMCIKLTMNSDRRDYYYISDEVTVIAFRAVRQKFELLTQRIDMTVSMMKEISGLQDAERPEYDAGLRRLKESAAMYRLMLSRFDGIEDEWLAIRQSLDSPSDS; via the coding sequence ATGGTAACACCACCTCATACGTTCGCCGACTTGAAGGATATGGTCACTCATCAGTTTTCCATGTCATTCGAAGCCGAGGGCTTCAGCCCGCTGGTCGGCAAAATATTCGCCCTGCTCATATTTGCTCCCGAGCCGCTCAGTCTTCAGGATATGGCGGAGAAGCTCGGTGTCTCGAAGGCTGCAGTCAGCGTACAGGTGCGCACCTTGGAGCGAAACTCGATGTGCATCAAGCTGACGATGAACAGCGACCGCCGGGACTACTATTATATTTCCGACGAGGTCACTGTCATAGCATTCCGTGCAGTGAGGCAGAAGTTCGAGCTGCTCACCCAGCGTATAGACATGACCGTGTCCATGATGAAGGAAATCTCTGGGCTGCAGGACGCGGAGCGACCTGAGTACGATGCAGGTCTGCGGCGGCTTAAGGAATCTGCAGCGATGTATCGACTGATGCTATCCCGATTTGACGGAATAGAGGATGAGTGGCTTGCGATTCGTCAAAGCTTGGATTCCCCTTCAGATTCATGA